The genome window TCTTCTACTAAAAAAGTTGCCCCTTTAAAAAGCTTTTCTCTCGTTTCACTCATCTCAAATCTTCCCCTTTGTCATTTTTTAAAGTAATTCAAACACTCCAGCTGCCCCCATTCCTCCGCCAATACACATCGTAACAACACCGAATTGAATATTTCTTCGTTTCATTTCATGGATCAATGTTAAAGTTAGCTTTGTTCCTGTACATCCAAGTGGGTGTCCAAGTGCGATAGCACCGCCATTTACGTTAACGATAGCCGGATCTAAATCAAGCGCTTGAATTACCCTTAGAGCTTGAGATGCAAATGCTTCATTTAATTCAAACAAACCAATATCCCCAAGTTCAAGACCTGCAAGCTTCAATGCTTTTGGAATTGCTGCAACAGGTCCGACTCCCATTATTTCCGGCTCCACGCCTGCAACTGCAAAAGATCTAAATTTAACAATTGGAGCAAGTCCTTCCGCCTCTGCCCTTTCGCGTTCCATCACAAGAACGGAAGCTGCACCATCACTCATTTGTGATGCATTTCCAGCAGTTACTGTTCCATTCATCGAAAATGCGGGCCGAAGCTTTGCTAAAATTTCTGCCGTTGTTCCTGCTCGAACTCCTTCATCCATTTTGAAAATGGACGATTTTTCTTCGATACGATTATTTTTAGCAATTACTCTTTCCGTAACTTCTACTGGAATAATTTCATCCGTAAATTTTCCTGCCTTTATTGCCTTTGCTGCTCGTTCATGGCTTTGCACTGCAAATGCGTCCTGATCTGTTCGTGAAATATTAAAACGATTCGCAACTTCTTCCGCCGTATGTCCCATTCCCATATAATAGCCTGGCGCATCTTGCACAAGCTTCGGGTTCGGTTTAATTACATGGCCTCCCATTGGAATCATACTCATTGATTCTGCACCACCCGCAATAATGGCCTCACCTGCTCCAATCATTATCCTTTCTGCCGCAAAGGCAATCGATTGTAAACCAGATGAACAGTAACGATTAATGGTTATCCCAGGAACATCTATCGCAAGGCCTGCAAGTGCTGCAATATTTCTTGCCATATTCATTCCCTGCTCCGCTTCAGGGTTTGCACAACCAATTATCACATCATCAATTTTGCCGTCATAGTCCCCAGCACGTTTTAACGTTTCCCTAATCGTTAATGCGGCTGAATCATCCGGTCGATAATTCGCTAAAGATCCCTTATGTGCCTTTCCTACAGGGGTTCTGGCACCAGATACAATAACTGCTTCTTTCAATATTCTCTCCCCCTCATCCTTAGAATGTTAAGATAAAATAATAATCCCCTTACTATTCCTATGGCAGCAATAGCCACGTCCAGCTCCATCGCATAGCGAGACTTCCCTCACCACCGCATGTCACTAAACAGGGGCATTTCCTTTTGTTAATTTCTCAATGCCTTTCCTTTTAGCAACATATGTTGCATTCTTGC of Oceanobacillus zhaokaii contains these proteins:
- a CDS encoding acetyl-CoA C-acetyltransferase, whose protein sequence is MKEAVIVSGARTPVGKAHKGSLANYRPDDSAALTIRETLKRAGDYDGKIDDVIIGCANPEAEQGMNMARNIAALAGLAIDVPGITINRYCSSGLQSIAFAAERIMIGAGEAIIAGGAESMSMIPMGGHVIKPNPKLVQDAPGYYMGMGHTAEEVANRFNISRTDQDAFAVQSHERAAKAIKAGKFTDEIIPVEVTERVIAKNNRIEEKSSIFKMDEGVRAGTTAEILAKLRPAFSMNGTVTAGNASQMSDGAASVLVMERERAEAEGLAPIVKFRSFAVAGVEPEIMGVGPVAAIPKALKLAGLELGDIGLFELNEAFASQALRVIQALDLDPAIVNVNGGAIALGHPLGCTGTKLTLTLIHEMKRRNIQFGVVTMCIGGGMGAAGVFELL